The Lathyrus oleraceus cultivar Zhongwan6 chromosome 5, CAAS_Psat_ZW6_1.0, whole genome shotgun sequence genome includes the window CATAATCGTACAAACTGTCACAGTGTTGGACCAAACACATCAACATAATTTTAAATGTAACCGTTTTGttttatattaaaaacaactttcatttcATAAGTATCATAACATTCGGTTACAATAACTTGAAAACAAAAACTAAACAATAAtttaaacaacaacacaaacaactacatcaattaaacaacaacacaaacaaatacaacaactAAACAACATAACaatgcgattacaaccatcaaaacaattttgtgaGAACTATACATCATCATGTGAACATTCTCTGTCAGTTTTAACATTCACCCATAAAtgaacttctccattttggttgaacgtggtATCAAGCCTTTGATTTCTTCTGATCTTTTCACCCTTTGTAAtgtctccatctaaccaacgggTCAAGGTTCTGTTAAGATATTCGAACGTTTCTATATTCCACAGTCGGGTCTTCGTCGGAGGCTTTACTTTCGAATAAATTaaatcaaaatttctcttgtgaatataaaGACACATATATGAAGatattttgaagaaaaattgaaggagattgaagaaaaatggaagaagATGTGTGAAAAATAATGGTAGGGGATGCTGTATTTATAAAGGTGCAAAAAAAGCAGTAGCCACATGGAGTGGCGCATGCACCAAGTGATGCATGCATGCACGATATGCAATGGCGCCATAGTGGAACAAGGCAAAACATACGCCAATTGCATTGGCTTGTGGTGCATGCAGGAGCCACCAGGCATGACGTCTTAATGCAACTAACAAATGCATGCGCAATTTGGTATGACGACTACTTTAAACGGataatttttgttgtttgaaaaGTGATTACattgataattaattttaaaaattgattattttgatattatttttgaaaatatgattatttaaaaaaaattctaaacatAGGATGTCGGATATACTTGAATGGGGCTTAAAattatgaattaaaaaaaacaatttaattataaatattttatgTGACAATTTTGTTATAAAGGTTTCTTTGATCATTTATCTTGATAAATGTGAAAGTTTCAAATTAATATTTCATATGGAAGAGTCTGAAGTTAATATTTCAGCCTTGAATCACAGGACAGATTGACACTGCTGATGCATAGTTTGTTGCATGCAAATTCAACATTTAGTGAAACAAGAAGGAACCAAGAATTAATAACTCAGAAGGCTGGCCTCAAAATACATTATCTTCCATTGATGATCAAAATAATAATACAGAAAGTATTGTGTTATTCAGATTCAAATGCTTTTACATTTATAAAGCAAGCTTCAACTTGTGTCAAACAAGGGGAAATAAATTTCCTAAAAAACTACTGTATGAAATACAGATACAAGTATTATACAAGCTAGGAAAAGTTGAGGGGGGGAgggaaaataaaaaatataaagaaTTCTTGTtggagaaagagagagagagagtacaaTCTATCTCTTTTGGAAGTTGAAGGATTTGATAGCAACGGCGAAAATAAATGCAAAGAGAACAGCAATACCGGCAACCACAATTGCGCACTCTCCTATGAAGTCATGTTTCATACCAAAATAGTCTTCAAGGAAAGTTTTCACCTCCTTTCCGCTTTCACTAGCCATAGGAGTAGTTATGTCTCCAAATTGAGATGCAACCAATCCGTAGATGGTCCATGCAACTGGACATGCCCAGTAGTACCATCTCCACCATACTGGAATGCTCTGTTATCAAACACAATAATTAGCAATAATAGAATATAGATTCATTATTTCAAACAGTCTTTCGGAATGCTAATACTTACAGGTCTCGGGACGATGAATCCTGAAAAGAGGTTCCAAATTGCATAAAATGCAGCAGCCACGATAGAAGCAACGTGAGCATTTGGTGTCACTGCCACAGCCATCATACCATAGAAGGTAAAGTAGAGCAATGTGAAGTACATAAAGAACAGATACCAAAAGAATTTCTCTGCGGTCCAGTCAAATCCGATCATGGCATAGACTATAACTCCATATACCATAGCTTGAGCAAAGACATAAGGTAGCTCTACCAAAATCTGTGACGAAAAGGGAGGTGTTAATATCAGAATTTTTAGTTTGGATATTAAATTAAGCAGAGAATAAGTCTGTAGATTAAACGATGATTACAACTAATTACCTGTGAAATTGCATAGGGTAAGGCAGAATACATTCCAGCAGCTTTTTCTCGATAAAATACAGTTCTTTCAACCGCAACCACTGGCTGCACAGAAGAAGAATTTTGTATTCCAAGGAAAAGAACAGCAATATACATTGAACCCACAGCATTCAACAGGTCTTGTCTACTTGCGCTGCAAGACACCAAAAGGTATTATAATTTGAATGTAAATAAACAGAGATTAGAAAATATAATGTTTGGTGAATAATATGGAATTGTTTTTTGATTATAAATAGTTTGACTTACTGTTTGCCGCCGAGGTCCCAAAACATTGTTCCAAACATCAAGCCTATGAATGTAGTGAAGAAAAACCTCACGGCAGTGTATGGTGGATTACGCCAATATGACAAACGTTGCTTCCATAAGCAGGCCTGGCATTGGATCAAGAAGGACTGCGAGAATTGAGTAGGGAAATGAAGATCATTTGAACCAGGAGCAGGCTGGCCAAGTTCTTGTATAAGTTGTTTGTTTCTCCTGAAGAGCCATACAGAACAGTTTGAGCATGTTGCGAAAATGACAGGAATAGCTACTATAGTTTAGATTCATATCGATATGCACTAGTTTACCTATATAGATCTGAATTTTTGTACAAGTCGGTAAAATCAACATCCAAATTAAATTCTTGTGCCGTACTTGTAACTTCCAACATCCATGTTGCTGGGTTATATCCGTCTTTGATTTTATTCACTCCGTCAATGCTCTGGACAAAGAAAGTTATTTGAAAACTTTAGCAACTAATTGCAATCAAGAAATAGAGACATTCACTTGAGTAAATGTTAAACTAAAATAGGACCCTACCTCGAAATACTTGATCAAATGAGTAGAATGACGACCAAGTGGTCCAACATATATTTCTTGCCCTCCACGCTTCATCAGGAATAGCTAAATTGCATATGAATAATATGTCAAATTCAAGCATAATAGAGAGGAAAAGAACTATTAAAGGCAGCTTCGTTTGTCATTAAATTTATTTATCATCGCTATTCACTACGTACCTCATCAAATGCTTCAAATATGTCAATGCTAGGCTGATGGATAGTACACACAACTGTTCTTCCTGTGTCCACTGTGTTCCTTACAGTTCTCATAACAATTGCAGCAGCTCTAGCATCTAAACCAGACGTAGGCTCATCCATGAAAATTATAGATGGATTAGCCACTAGTTCGACTGCAATAGTAAGTCTCTTGCGTTGTTCAGTTGAGAGACCACTAATGCCAGGCAAACCTACCAGGGAGTTACTCAACGAATTCAGCTCCACGAGGTCCATCACTTCATCAATAAACATCTGCAACCATTTGTAATGTCCGTTAAGTCAGAACAATGAAACTCAAGTAGATTAAACTTTTCTTTAGTAGAAATGAAACCTAAAAGGACATAGCTCTTGTGCTGTAAGCATTAACTGACCTTTCTGGTCTTGGAATCAACTCCTGAAGGTAAACGAAGCCATGCTGAGTAAAGCAGGGACTCATAAACTGTTACATGAGGTGAATGGATATCATTCTGCTCACAGTAGCCAGAGATTCTAGCAAATGTTTCCTGCTTTTTTGGGTAACCAGAAACCTTGATGTCTCCATCAATATATCCACCTGTTTTCCTACCAGCCAGAACATCCATCAGAGTTGTCTTTCCGGCTCCACTTACACCCATCAAAGCTGTGAGAACACCAGGCCTGAATGCGCCGCTAACACCCTTCAAAAGTACTAATCTGTCCTCTGAAACACCTTGTTCCTTCATTTCCTGTCAGATGAAATTGAAGTTAGAAAAATTCTTTTTGTCTGACTAAACATGAGTCTAGTTAGATATCCAAATGCCGAATGTATCACTTTGTGTGAGTCTTACCGCTGGCATATCAACAGAGTACACAATATCATCAAAAGTGATAGAATGTGGTTCAAATGGAAGAACCATTCCTTTCTTCTTTCCGTGGCTGGACTCTGATACAGAATCACCTCTTCCTGAACTTTCTGAAAGAGAAGAGAAAAAATGTTCAGCTACTAAACTATATGACAAACTTCTATATGTTAACTATCATGAGTGATATGCATATAATCAAGAAAGTTCACCTATGTGTGGTAATTCAACTTCTTGTACAGTCCTGTCATTAGAAGAATCATCTTCTGAATCTTCTGGTATTGTTGCTTGAGGCTTATCAAATGGACCTAGTACAGCGAGAGCCACAGCAAACACCACATTGAAAAAGAACACAAATCCAGCCAATCCCGCGACACCAATCCAGTACCAATATGAATGTGGGAAGAACCCACGGGTATCGAGATATCGTTTTCCCAAATCAACAGTAGCCTATAGGTAAAGTAAATCAGGCATGTAAGTTTCTCAATCAAAAGTTAGATGTATTAAAAAGATGCAAGAAAGCTCAAGAAATTACATTGTGCCAACTGTGTCCAAGAAATTCATTGGCCATCAAAGCATTTTGCCCATACATCAAAGGTGAGATCCAGTAGCCCCAAATCCACCACTTCTTGACATCCTCTGTTACAGTTATAACATTCAATAAGCATCAAGTAACTAAGGTTTCCTTTCGTCACAAGAAATAAGTTTAGCAAATTAGTTTTCATTTTTGATTAAAATATGATGTGTTTGTCAATTTAACTTACTTCTTGAGAGAATGAAGCCACCTAATGTAAGAAATGTGAGAATTGCAAAGGACCCAAATGTGTTGGCAACAATCATGTTTCTACCAAGTGCTGCGATGGCTCGGAACAATCCAGAAGCCATCTGACTCAGGAAAATCACTACAAGGAACTGCTTGAGCAACCTGCCCAAAATTCAAGACTTCACATCATTACTACATGCTCCAAACTGAATAAAAGCAACTTCTTTTACCTTCCAACATTTGGATCAAATCCAATAACGTAGTAGGTAAGAAACACCCAAAGAGAAGCTTCCATTAAATTAATGGGAATCTTGAGAATCCACGCAGGAAGAGCATATGCCCATGAGGGATAAAAGAGAAGGTCTCGTTGTTTGTAGAAAACAGGAAGCTTAGCAATGGTCATAGAAATCTCAGACATTCCATTAAACATAATTTTCATAAGTGTGAAAAATAAAGCACCAGCATAAACGCCCGCATCATCCTGATTATTGTGGTGCATCTCAGTACGAAAAAACAGTGTCATTGTCATCAATGCCATAACGAAAAGCTGAAAAACATAAACCAAGAGCAATATGTTTAGTCACTCAAAATCATAATCACAGAATACATGGATGAAAAAGAGTAACTTTTTACTTATTTATAATAAAATAGCTAGATAGATTCCAAACCTGAGTTAGCTTGAAGATGTAAACAAATGAATTCCTTTTCATGAGCAAATACTCTCTTGAGAAGTTAGCCTTTAAGAGCTCCAGCTTGTTAAGACCGTACTCTTTGGTGGTCAAAGCAGCTGGATGGCTCTTTGTCTTGTCAAATGGAACAGAAAGCTCCTCAGCAAGTTTCCTACCAATGTGAAATGATTGAAATGCCTTAGCGAATTCAGTAACAGTTACAAATCTGTATGGTCGGTCTCTGTGCATCCAGTATTGTGCTTGATCCTTTTTTGATGTTACTTCTTGAAGAAAATCAGCAACACCTTTCCTGTCAGGACATTTGAAGCCCATAGATTCAAAAAAGTCGAGAACATATTCACGGGGGCCATGGTACACAACTTGGCTATCAGAGATTAGGATAATGTCATCAAAAAGATCATAAGTCTCAGGTGCTGGCTGGAGCAGTGATATAACTGCTGTTCCATTCATAATATGAACATATTGCCTGAGAGAGCTCGCAATCTGAAAAGTTGTGGAACTGTCAAGCCCAGTAGAAATCTCATCCATGAATAATGCATTTGCCGGTCCGACCAACATCTCTCCTGTAGTTACACGCTTCCTTTGTCCTCCAGAGATACCACGCAACATTTCGTCTCCCACCATCGTATCAGCACATATATCCAACCCCAAAATCTGCAAAATGATACAATGTAAAACTTAATACCTTTGGCTTATAAGAAAATTCAACATACAGCACGAAGCAAAACTTTATTATGGCATGCAGGACATGATAGAACCTATGCAAGGACAATATTAATTGGGAGCAATCAATCAAAACTGCAAAATGAGTTTAATTTTGATACACGGTCAGTTTTAAAAGTTTTACACGGTCAACAAATAAGCCAAAATGTTTCCAATTATCTGGCGATTATGAGAACCGTATTAAATATATTACCTTGAGTATATAATCTGTTGAAATGCTATACTCCTGTCCTTCAGTTGCAATTGCCTGTTATATTAAAATACAATTAGATATGCAAAGATAGTATAGTAATCCCAAAGACTATTTCAAGACTGATAATAGCTTCTTTATGCATACCTTCATGTAGACATCAATATCTGGGTCAGGCTTGATATTTGCTGCTTTCTCTCTTCTAGACAACTCAGAAAGCATGTCTGCGGATCCCAAGTAATAACAAGTCAAGCTTTATGCACATCCCAAATTAGATTTTGAAAACTGAACTGGTAAAAATTGACTAACCGTAACGTGATCCAACTCCTTGGCACCTTGCTGAAAAGGCCAAGGTTTCCCTCACAGTCATTTCTCCAATATGAACATCATGCTGGCTGATATAAGCAGCAGTTCTTTGAGGTACAAACTCATTCAGTCCATGTCCATTGTAAGTCACACTCCCGGTTAGCTGTATGAATTGAACATTGGTTAGGAGATAAGATAATTTTACATATTAAGTACACTTTTTTAACTACTAATGAATTATACGTTAATGATGGCGATTATGAGATTGGATTTACCTGAAGACTTGGATCAAGCTTTCCTGATAAGGCTAAAAGGAGTGTAGTCTTTCCTGAACCAGGAGGACCTAAAAGTAGTGTCATCCTACGAGGTTTAATAATTCCATTAACATCTTTAAGAATTGCAACATGTCTCTTTTTGCTTGGGATAATGTGAAGAACATTCAAGAAACCCTGAAACAATGAGACACAAtaacaaaagaagaaaaaaaaagctTCAACCATTTTATGAAGTAGTATAATTTCAGATCACTCCTAACCTCTACAACATTAGTAACAGCATTAATGAAACTAGGCAAAGCTCTCCCTCCCACAAAAGCTTCAGCATCAATTTTCAAGTTCTGATATCGAACTTCAATTGTCGGAATATCAAGTCCAACTCTACAATAATAACAATAAGCAAAAGACACAAAACATGATGATAAGTTATGAGAGAATTTAGAACAAAAAAAGCAACGAAGGAGGATTAATTAATTATTTACCTATCAAATCTTTCCTTGACCTTCAAGAGAAACCTTTCATTATCCTCTTCAGCAACCTTAACCAACCTCTCCAAAAGCTTCTGTTTCTCTTGAAATCCAATACCAGTAACATCAACTTCATTGGCAACTCCATGAGAAGCAGTTAAGAGACCTTTTCTCAAACGGTTGTAAGTAGGTAGTTTTTCAAGTGCAGCCCATTTAAGAgcttcttcatcatcttcttcacgaGATGATTTAGAGAAAACCTCAACGCCACTGTTTCTCCATACTGTTGAACTTCGAGCACGTAAACTGTTAGTTGCTCTGTATATATCCCCTTCCATTCAACAAAGCAAGTGTATAACAACAACAGAGCGAAAGAATGGTAAAGTGAAAAAAAGATAGAGAAAAACTGTGGTGATGAATATAGAATGGGAAAACATGTTTGTATATATATATGTTTGATTGGAAAGAATAGTTTAGTAGTGAATTGTCTTCTTGCTGTTAAGGTGCAACTAGAAGCGGGGTCCATATACACAAGAGAATGCATTCTAGAAAGGCCTAAAGAAAAGGAATTGAGTACCATGGCTTCAGGATTGTCCAAGATAAAGGTTTGTTCATATGGCTGCTCTCAGTGTTACCACCACGACTTTTCACGTGAAAATTATCATATGAAGTTTGGGACAGATTTTAAACACTTTTAGGGGAATGTGTCAATTGCTTTAGTAATTTAAGAATTAATCTAATATCTTTACGATACTCTGATCACTCAAACAATGACCAGCCGAACTTccacacttcctctctttcacaatCTTTAAAGCTTCAAGATTCTTTGATATATTCATAAGAGATTCACCATGTCAACTAGGACTTGACTTCTTCGTATTTGTGATGTTTGATAAGACTTCTTGATAACCACCATTATTAGAGATTACTTGACTAAAGACCATTAGGGATGCCACTGAATGCCACTTGACATTAGGTGTTGATCTCACAAACATAACAATCTTATTGGAAATCCCTCCAAATCTAcggagaatttcaatcaatcttaATGTACAaattgttattacccacacaatagcaatgaaaagagaagaacaatggaaaaagaaagagtgtaaagaacgataaaggagaagaagaattaaaattctgcagagtttctctctgcccacaaactgtgaAGAACTTCTTATTTACTTTGCAAATGCAAAATATTGTGTGcgaatacaatgttatgaatgctctattcacttcattacatAAATAAGtgttactccctctatttatagatttaggttaacttggacctcaaggcaaaacccaaaactataaaagtccaaaataaCTAACACTAAAATAGGTATAAGTCGAAATCCTATGcgaagcaacatgcttcgacacttcgacacacaaacacaacttaacacactaggtgttcgacacttccttgctctgtcgagcaacctgcttcgacacaaggaattacaattcaaaacaccacctaattcattgtgtctaacAACCTTATTGGAAATCCCTCAAAACCTAcggagaatttcaatcaatcttaATGTAAAaattgttattacccacacaatagcaatgaaaagagaagaacaatggaaaaagaaagagtgtaaaaaacgataaaggagaagaagaattaaaattctgcagagtttctctctgcccacaaactgtgaAGAACTTCTTATTTACTTTGCAAATGCAAAATACTGTgtgtgaatacaatgttatgaatgctctattcacttcattacagAAATAAGtgttactccctctatttatagatttaggttaacttggacctcaaggcaaagcccaaaactataaaagcccaaaataacTAACACTAAAATAGGtataagtcgaaatcctgtgcgaagcaacatgcttcgacacttcgacacacaaacacaacttaacacactaggtgttcgacacttccttgctctgtcgagcaacctgcttcgacacaaggaattacaattcaacacaccacctaattcattgtgtctaacAACCTTATTGGAAATCCCTTAAAACCTAcggagaatttcaatcaatcttaATGTACAaattgttattacccacacaatagcaatgaaaagagaagaacaatgaaaaaagaaagagtgtaaaaaatgataaaggagaagaagaattaaaattctgcagagtttctctctgcccacaaactgtgaAGAACTTCTTATTTACTTTGCAAATGCAAAATACTGTgtgtgaatacaatgttatgaatgctctattcacttcattacagAAATAAGtgttactccctctatttatagatttaggttaacttggacctcaaggcaaagcccaaaactat containing:
- the LOC127087531 gene encoding pleiotropic drug resistance protein 1, which gives rise to MEGDIYRATNSLRARSSTVWRNSGVEVFSKSSREEDDEEALKWAALEKLPTYNRLRKGLLTASHGVANEVDVTGIGFQEKQKLLERLVKVAEEDNERFLLKVKERFDRVGLDIPTIEVRYQNLKIDAEAFVGGRALPSFINAVTNVVEGFLNVLHIIPSKKRHVAILKDVNGIIKPRRMTLLLGPPGSGKTTLLLALSGKLDPSLQLTGSVTYNGHGLNEFVPQRTAAYISQHDVHIGEMTVRETLAFSARCQGVGSRYDMLSELSRREKAANIKPDPDIDVYMKAIATEGQEYSISTDYILKILGLDICADTMVGDEMLRGISGGQRKRVTTGEMLVGPANALFMDEISTGLDSSTTFQIASSLRQYVHIMNGTAVISLLQPAPETYDLFDDIILISDSQVVYHGPREYVLDFFESMGFKCPDRKGVADFLQEVTSKKDQAQYWMHRDRPYRFVTVTEFAKAFQSFHIGRKLAEELSVPFDKTKSHPAALTTKEYGLNKLELLKANFSREYLLMKRNSFVYIFKLTQLFVMALMTMTLFFRTEMHHNNQDDAGVYAGALFFTLMKIMFNGMSEISMTIAKLPVFYKQRDLLFYPSWAYALPAWILKIPINLMEASLWVFLTYYVIGFDPNVGRLLKQFLVVIFLSQMASGLFRAIAALGRNMIVANTFGSFAILTFLTLGGFILSRKDVKKWWIWGYWISPLMYGQNALMANEFLGHSWHNATVDLGKRYLDTRGFFPHSYWYWIGVAGLAGFVFFFNVVFAVALAVLGPFDKPQATIPEDSEDDSSNDRTVQEVELPHIESSGRGDSVSESSHGKKKGMVLPFEPHSITFDDIVYSVDMPAEMKEQGVSEDRLVLLKGVSGAFRPGVLTALMGVSGAGKTTLMDVLAGRKTGGYIDGDIKVSGYPKKQETFARISGYCEQNDIHSPHVTVYESLLYSAWLRLPSGVDSKTRKMFIDEVMDLVELNSLSNSLVGLPGISGLSTEQRKRLTIAVELVANPSIIFMDEPTSGLDARAAAIVMRTVRNTVDTGRTVVCTIHQPSIDIFEAFDELFLMKRGGQEIYVGPLGRHSTHLIKYFESIDGVNKIKDGYNPATWMLEVTSTAQEFNLDVDFTDLYKNSDLYRRNKQLIQELGQPAPGSNDLHFPTQFSQSFLIQCQACLWKQRLSYWRNPPYTAVRFFFTTFIGLMFGTMFWDLGGKHASRQDLLNAVGSMYIAVLFLGIQNSSSVQPVVAVERTVFYREKAAGMYSALPYAISQILVELPYVFAQAMVYGVIVYAMIGFDWTAEKFFWYLFFMYFTLLYFTFYGMMAVAVTPNAHVASIVAAAFYAIWNLFSGFIVPRPSIPVWWRWYYWACPVAWTIYGLVASQFGDITTPMASESGKEVKTFLEDYFGMKHDFIGECAIVVAGIAVLFAFIFAVAIKSFNFQKR